The DNA sequence GCCGCGTTGACGATCGCGTCGGCGCTCTGGCCGGTGATGTCGCCCTGGACGAGCGTGATGCGGGCGGTCATGTCTGTCGCAGCCTCCTCCAGACGGCCTTCGCCGCGTTGTGCCCCGACATGCCGTGCACACCGGGGCCCGGCGGGGTGGCCGACGAGCAGATGAAGACGGCCGGGTGCGGGGTCGCGTACGGGAACGGGGAGAGTCGGGGGCGCAGCAGGAGCTGGAGTCCGGAGACCGCGCCGGTGGCGATGTCACCGCCGACGTAGTTGGCGTTGCGGGCGGCGAGTTCGGGCGGTCCGGCGGTGGCGCGGGCCAGGACGCGGTCGCGGAAGCCGGGGGCGTAGCGCTCCAGTTGGCGTTCGATGGCGTCGGTGAGGTCGCCGGTCCAGCCGTTGGGGACGTGGCCGTAGGCCCAGAAGACGTGCTTGCCCTCGGGGGCGCGGGAGGGGTCGGCGACGCCGGGCTGCACGGTGATGAGGAAGGGGGCGTCGGGCGCCCGGTTCTCGCGGGAGGCGGCGCGCAGGGCGGTGGCGATCTCGGTGCTGTCCGCGCCGATCTGCACGGTGCCGGCGGAGCGGGCCTGCGGTGCGGTCCACGGCACGGGTCCGTCCAGGGCGTAGTCGATCTTGAAGACGCCGGGGCCGTAGCGGTAGCCGGCGTAGTGGCTGCCGAAGCCGGCGATGCGGGCCAGGGCGGTGGGCGAGGTGTCGAAGACGTACGCCCGGGCGGGCGGCAGGTCGTCGAGGCGCTTGACCTCGTAGTCGGTGTGGACCGCGCCGCCGAGGTCCTTCAGGTACGCGGCGAGGGCGTCGGAGATGGCCTGGGAACCGCCGCGGGCGACGGGCCAGCCGCGGGCGTGCGCGGCGAGGGCGAAGACCAGGCCGACGGCGCCGGTGGCGAAGCCGCCGAGGGGGGCCATCACATGGGCGACGAGGCCGGCGAACAGGGTGCGGGCCCGCTCGTCGCGGAAGCGGCGGGTGAGCCAGGTCGACGGGGGCAGGCCGACCAGCCCGAAGCGGGCGAGGGTGACCGGGTCGCGGGGCAGCGCGGTCAGCGGCAGGGACATGAAGTCCCGGGCCAGCGTGTCCCATCGCGGCAGGAAGGGTGCGACGAGACGGCGGTAGGTGCCGGCGTCGCGCGGTCCGAAGGAGGCGGCCGTCTCCCCGACGGACCGGGACAGCACGGCGGCCGTGCCGTCCGGGAAGGGGTGCGCCATGGGGAGGTCGGGGTGCAGCCACTCGAGGCCGTAGCGCTCCAGCGGGAGGGCGCGGAACGCGGGCGAGTTGATGGCGAGGGGGTGCGCGGCGGAGCACGGGTCGTGCCGGAAGCCGGGCAGGGTGAGCTCCTCGGTGCGGGCGCCGCCGCCCACGGTGGCCCGCGCCTCGAAGAGCGCGACGGAGAAGCCGCGCCGGGCCAGCTCCACGGCGGCGGTCAGCCCGTTCGGCCCCGCACCCACGACGACCGCATCGAGCATCGACGGCACCTCGGACTCCTTTGTCAGCCGGCGGCCACTGGGGGATCAGGATATGCCGGGGCTTGTGCGCCGGGAGATCAGGCTCCGTCCGACAGCAGGCCCACCACCCTGCGCGCGGTGGCCGCGTCCCGGGCCGCCGTGAAGGGCAGGGTGTTGCCGCCCCGGATGCCGAAGGGCAGGCCCGCGCGGGTGAGGTGGGTGCCGCCCGCTTCTTCCACCAGGAGCACCCCTGCCGCGTGGTCCCAGGCGGCCTCCCAGCTGAACGCGGTGGCGTCCAGCTCGCCCCGGGCGACGGCCAGGTACTCCAGCCCGGCCGAGCCGCAGGCGCGCGGGGCCGTCCCGTCCGTCCACAGTCCGAGCAGGGCGCGCTTCTGCTCGTCCGTCGTGTAGTCCGGGTGGGAGGTGGCGATGCGCAGGTCGCGGCCGGGCTCCGGGGAGCCCGCGCGCAGCGGCTCGCCGTCGAGCCGGGCGCCCTGGCCCCGGACGGCCGTGGCGAGCCGGTCGAGGGCGGGGGCGTAGGTCCAGGAGGCGTACACGGTTCCTCGCCGGGCGAGGGCGACCAGGGTGCAGAACCCGGGGTCGCCGTGGACGAACTGGCGGGTCCCGTCGACGGGGTCGACTATCCAGACCGGCGCGTCGCCCTGGAGCGCCTCGTAGGACGCCGGGTTGGCGTGCACCGCTTCCTCGCCGACCACGACCGAGCCGGGCAGCAGGGCGGGGAGCGCGTCGGTGAGATACAGCTCGGCCTTGCGGTCGGCGTCGGTCACCAGGTCGTGCGGGCCGCTCTTGAGATCCACCTCGTGCTCGGCGAGCCGGCGCCAGCGCGGCATGATCTCCTGCGCCGCCGCCTTGCGGACGGCTTCCTCCACGTCCAGGGCGTGCCGGGCGAGAAACTCGTCGATGGTTTCGTTGTCCTCGATCATGCCTCCATGAGAGCACGCGCCACTGACAATCCCCTCCGGCCCGGTGCACTCCGGGTGGAATCGGGATGAAATCGGAGGGCGAGGCGCCGGAGGGGGCGCCGGGTCAGCAGGTCGGCAGGCGGTAGGTCAGCGGGTCAGCGGGTCAGCGGGTCAGCGGCCCACCGCGTAGCCCTGCATGCCGCGCGGGTTCGCCGCCGCGGAGAGGACGCCCGTCCCCGGGTCCCGGGCGACCGCGCAGAGCCGGCCCTCCGACCACGGCTCGCCGACCGTCACCTCGTGGCCGCGGCGCCGCAGCCCCGCCACCACGTCCGGGTCCGTGCGGGATTCGACGGTGACGCTGCCGGGGCGCATGCCGCGCGGGTAGAAGGAGCCGGGGAAGCTGTCGTTGTGCCAGTTCGGGGCGTCGACGGCGCCCTGGAGGTCGAGTCCGCCGCGCACCCGGTCGCGCAGGACGACCGAGAGGAAGAAGTGCAGCTGCCACTGGTCCTGCTGGTCCCCGCCGGGCGTGCCGAACGCCATGACGGGCACGCCGTCGCGCAGCGCGAGGGACGGGGTGAGGGTGGTGCGGGGGCGGCGGCCGGGGGTGAGGGTGTTGGGCAGGCCGTCCTCCAGCCAGGTCATCTGCAGCCGGGTGCCCAGCGGGAAGCCCAGTTCGGGCACGACGGGATTGGACTGGAGCCAGCCGCCGCTGGGCGTGGCCGCGATCATGTTGCCCCAGCGGTCGACGATGTCGAGGTGGCAGGTGTCGCCCCGGGTGCCGCCGTCGCCGGAGACGTCCGGCTCGCCGGGCACGGGGGACCTCGGGCTCTTGGCGACGGTCGGCTCGCCGGCGCCCATCGCACCGGCGCCGGGCACGCCGGTGACCACGTCCCGCGCGTGGGCGCTCAGCCGCGGAGTGCGCCCGCCGGGGCTGCCGGGCCGCAGGTCGCGTGAGGCGCGCGGGCCGACCCTGGTGCGCCGCTCGGCGTTGTACTCGGCGGACAGCAGGTCGTCCAGCGGCACCTCGGCGGCGTCCCCGTACCAGGCCTCGCGGTCGGCCATGGCCAGCTTGCAGCCCTCGATCAGCAGGTGCAGGTAGTCGGCGGAGCCGTATGCGGGCAGTTCCGGCGGGAGCAGCGCGAGCTGCTGGAGCAGCACCGGACCCTGGCTCCAGGGGCCCGCCTTGCACACGGTCCAGCCGTGGAAGTCGTACGTCACCGGGGTCTCGTAGGTCGCGGACCAGCCGGCGAGGTCGGCGGCGGTCAGCGTGCCGGTGTGGTGCTCGCCGCTGGTGTCCAGGGTGGGCCGGGCGGCCTGGCGGACCAGGGCGTCCGCTATGAACCCGGTGCGCCACACCTCCCGCGCGGCCTCGATCCGCGCCTCCCGGTCCCCCGCCCCGGCGGTCTCGGCCAGCAGCCGCTTCCAGGTGGCGGCGAGGGCGGGGTTGCGGAACGGCTCGCCGGGGCGGGGGGCGCGGCCGCCGGGCAGGTACACCTCGGCCGAGGAGGTCCACTCCGTCTCGAACAGCTCCCGTACGGTCTCGACGGTCTCGCCGACGCGTTCCACGGGCGGGTGGCCGTCCTCGGCGTAGCCGATGGCGTACTTGAGGACGTCGGCGAGGGTCTTGGTGCCGTGGTCGCGCAGCAGGAGCATCCAGGCGTCGAAGGCGCCGGGCACGGCCGCGGCGAGCGGTCCGGTGCCGGGGACGAGGTCCAGGCCGAGGCTCCGGTAGTGGGCGGCGCTCGCCCCGGCCGGGGCGACGCCCTGCCCGCACAGCACCCGCACGTCTCCGCCCGCCGGAGCGAGCAGGATCGGCACCTCGCCGGCCGGGCCGTTGAGGTGCGGCTCGACGACGTGCAGCACGAACGCGCCGGCCACGGCCGCGTCGTAGGCGTTGCCGCCGTCCTCCAGCACGGCCATCGCCGACTGGGAGGCCAGCCAGTGCGTGGAGGACACCATGCCGAAGGTGCCCTGGAGGGTGGGACGGGTGGTGAACTGCATCTCTCACCTCGGTGTGCTGCGTGCGCCGGCGGGATCCGGAAGCAGACTACTCAGACCAGGGATCACCGCCACCGGTCCCGGCCGGTGGTCACAGACTGGTGAGCAGGTCGTCGAGCGGCGCGGGGACGCGCGCGGGGTCGAGGGCCTCGACGAGGACGCGGCCGTAGTGGATCTTGCGTCCCTTCTTGGTGCCGAGGAAGCGGCGCAACTGCTGCCGCGCGGGACGGCCCTGCTGGGCGGGCTGGCGCAGGAAGGTCCGCAGGGGGCGCGAGTCGCCCTGCGCCCGGACGAGTTCCGTCACCCGGGTCACGCCCAGCGCGCGGACGAGTTCGTCCTCCAGGTCCGCCGCGCAGACGAAGAACGCCTGCGGTGCCGCGCCGGCCCGCTCCAGGGCGCGGCGGTAGTAGGGGCGTTCGCGTTCGTCGCACAGTCCCGTCAGGCGCAGGCCCAGTCCGGACGGTCCGAGGAGGCGGGCGAAGCGGCCGACGTTCATCGCGCCGCCCATCGGCAGGACGCAGACGCCCTCGGCCGCCAGGTTCCGGCCGCGGACGGCGGCCAGGGCGCTCACCGCCGCGGCGTCGCTGAGCCCTTCGAGCAGCACGGCCGTACGGACGGGCAGCCGCGCGGCCAGCTCGCGCGCGGGGTCGCCGGGCCCGCCGGCCGCCCACGCGGTGGCCGCTTCCCGGAACGCCCGCATGTCGGTCATGGGCCGAGTCTCGCGCCCCGCACGGCCGCCGCGCCACGCCATTTCCGCCGCCGGCACGGGGCGCCGGACCCCTGTCGGTTCCCGGCGGGGGGGCGTTCACGGGCCGGTGGCGTCCGCCGCCTCCTGTTCGGCCCGTCGGCGGCCGGCGTCCTCGTCGGTCCGCGCGTCGTAGCTGACGAGCCTGGGCAGCGCGGCGGCGAGCAGACCGACCGCGGCCACGCAGGCGAGCCCGCCGCTCCAGATGGCCGGGCGGACGCCGGTCCAGCCGGCCATCGCACCGGCGCGGACCTGTCCGAGCTGGGGCCCGACGCTGTAGGAGAGCACCTCGATGCCGGCGAGCCGGCCGCGCAGCCGGTCGGGGATGGTCTGGTTCCAGATGGTGGAGCGGCCGAGGCCGCTCAGCATGTCCCCCGCGCCCGCCAGGCCGAGGCACAGCAGCACCAGCCAGACGTTGGACGTCCAGCCGGCCGCCGCCATCGCCAGCCCCCAGCCGGCGGCGCCGCACACCACCAGCAGGCCGTGCCGCTGCGTCCGGGACACCCAGCCGCTGGTCAGGCTGAGCAGCAGCGACCCGATGGCTCCCGCCGAGTACATCAGCCCCAGCGACCAGTCGGCGTCCAGCTCGTCGGCGAGGAAGGGGAAGACGGTGTTGGGGAAGGCGAAGAACATCGCCGCCAGGTCGACCGCGTACGTGCCCAGCAGCACCGGCCGGGACCAGGCGTACCGGGCGCCTTCGGCGATGCCGCGCAGGGACGGCTTGGCGGCGTGTTCGACGGGCGGCACCGGCGAGAGCCGGCGGCACATCAGGACCGACACGGCGAAGCAGACGACCGTGGTGGCGTAGGCGGGCCCGTTGCCCGCGTACGCCACGACCAGGCCGGCCAGCGCGGGGCCGCCGATCGCGCCGGCCTGCCAGCGCAGCGCGTTGAGCGCGGCCGCCGCGGCGAGCTGGTCGTGCGGGACGATGCGGGCCAGCAGCGAGTCCACGGCGGGGCGCTGGAGTCCGGCGAGGGCCGCGACTCCGGCCGCCACCACGTACAGCGGCCACAGCAGGGGCCGCGGCAGCATGGCGTTCACCAGCAGGACGGCGGCCAGCAGTCCCAGTCCGGCCTCGGTCAGCACGATGACCTTGCGCCGGTCCACCGCGTCCGCGAGGGCGCCGCCGTACAGGCCGAACACGACCAGCGGCACCAGTTCGACCGCGCCCATGGCGCCCACCGCGAGCGGTGAGCCGGTGAGTTCCTTGATCTGGAGCGGCAGCGCGATCAGCGCCATCACACTGCCGAGGTAGGTGACCAGGCCCTGCACCCACAGCAGGCGGAAGTCCTTGGAGGAGCGCCAGGGTGTGAGGTCGGGCAGGACCGCGGCGAGCTTGGAGGTCGAGGTCATGGGTCAGCGGCTCCCGGCCGGCCCGGACGCGGACGAGGACGCCGTCCGCGCGCCGGTGTCCTCGGCGGCGTGGTGGCGGCCGATCGGCAGGACGAGGGGCTTGCCGGAGACCGGGTCCTCGATGACACGGCTGTCCATGCCGTACACGGTGCGCACCGTGTCCTCGGTCATGACCTCCTCGGGCGTGCCGGCGGCGTGCAGCCGTCCGGACGCCAGGGCGACGAGCCGGTCGGCGTAGCGCGCGGCCAGGTTGAGGTCGTGCAGGACCATGACGATCGTGGTGCCGCGCGAGCGGTTGAGGTCGGTGAGCAGGTCGAGGACCTCGATCTGGTGGCTGATGTCGAGGAAGGTGGTGGGCTCGTCGAGCAGCAGCAGGTCGGTCTGCTGGGCCAGTGCCATCGCGATCCACACGCGCTGGCGCTGGCCGCCGGAGAGTTCGTCGACCGAGCGCTCCACCAGGTCCGTGGTGTGGGTGGCCTCCAGTGCGGCGGCGACCGCGGCGTCGTCCTGCGCGGTCCAGCGGGAGAAGGCCCGCTGGTGGGGGTGGCGGCCCCGGCCGACCAGGTCGAGGACGGTGATGCCCTCCGGGGTGACCGGCGACTGCGGCAGCAGGCCGAGGGTGCGGGCGAGTTCCTTGGCCGGGGTGCGGTGGACCTCCTTGCCGTCCAGGACGACCCGGCCCGCGCGCGGCACGAGCAGCCGGGACATCGAGCGCAGCAGGGTGGACTTGCCGCAGGCGTTGGCACCGACGATCACCGTGATCCGCCCGGCCGCGAGCGTCAGGTCCAGGCCCTCGATGACGGCGCGGTCGCCGTAGCCGAGCGTGAGGTCCTCGGTGGCGAGGGTGTGGGACGCGGTCACAGTGAGCCTCCGGCCCGGTTGGTGCGGACGATCAGGTAAACGAGGTAGGGGGCGCCGAGGACGCCGGTGACGACGCCGACCGGGTAGCGGGTGTCGAAGGCGTACTGGCCGGTGAAGTCGGCGACCAGGACGAGCAGGGCGCCGACCAGCCCGGCGGGGACCAGCAGGGAGCCGCCGGTTCCGGTGAGGCGGGCGGCGATCGGCCCGGAGAGGAAGGCGACGAAGGCGATCGGTCCGGCCGCCGCGGTGGCGAAGGCGATGAGTCCGACGGCGGCGACGATCACCGTGACGCGGGTGCGTTCGACGCGGACGCCGAGGGCGGACGCCGTGTCGTCGCCCAGGCTCAGCGCGCTCAGGTTGCGGCCCTGGCACAGCAGCACCGGGCCGAGCACCAGCACGGCGAGGACCGTGGGCACGGTCTCCTCCCAGGTGCTGCCGTTGAGGCTGCCGGTGAGCCAGCGCATCGCCGCCTGGAGGTCCCAGTCGCCGGCCCGGGACAGGACGTAGGAGGTGACGCTGTCGAGGAGGGCGGAGATGCCGATGCCGATGAGGATGAGCCGGGTGCCGGCGACCCCGTCGCGGAACGCGAGGGTGTAGACCAGCAGCGCGACCGCGAGCGCGGCGGCGATCGCGAGGACGGACACCTGGGTCTCGCTCAGCGAGAAGGTCACGATGGCGATGGCCGCCGCGGCGCTCGCGCCCGCGCTGATGCCGATGATGTCGGGGCTGGCGAGCGGGTTGCGGAGCATCGTCTGGAAGGTGACGCCGGCCATGCCGAAGCTGAACCCGGCGGTGAGGGCGAGCACCGCGCGGGGCAGCCGCAGCGTGCCGACGGTGAAGGAGGCGCCCGGCACCTGTTCGCCCGTGATCACGCGCAGCACGTCGGATGCCGGGTAGAAGGTGTGTCCGGCCATGAGCGTGGTGGCGAAGGCGGCGACCACGAGGACCACCAGCGTCAGGACGATCAGCAGCCGCCGGCGGGCGTGGCGGACGCGGGCGCGGGTGACGGCGCGCAGCGTGGGCGGGGCGGTGACGACGGGGGCGCTCACAGGGATCTGACCTTCTGGCGGCGGACGATGTGGATGAAGAAGGGGGCGCCGACGAACGCCGTCACGATGCCCACCTCGATCTCGGCCGGCCGTGCCACGACCCGTCCCACCACGTCCGCGGCCGTCAGGAGGACGGCGCCGCCGAGCGCGGAGAACGGCAGCAGCCACCGGTGGTCCACGCCCGCCAGCATGCGGCAGGCGTGCGGTACGACGAGGCCGACGAAGGCGATGGGTCCGGCGATGGCGGTGGACGCGCCGCACAGCACGACCGCGCCGAGGGCGGCGCCGGCCCGGACGAGGGCCACCCGCTCGCCGAGGCCGGCGGCGAGGTCGTCGCCGAGGGCGAGGGAGTTGAGGGCCCGGGCGGAGGCCAGGCAGATGACGAAGCCGGCCGCGAGGAACGGCACGACGCTGCCGAGCTGGGCGTAGGTGGCGCCGCCGACTCCGCCGACCTGCCACAGCCGGAAGGTGTCGGAGATGTCGTTGCGCGGCAGGACGACGGCGCTGACCAGGGAGGCGAGCGCGGCCGAGATGGCGGCTCCGGCGAGGGCCAGCTTCAGCGGGGTGGCGCCGCCGCGGCCCAGCGAGCCGACGGCGTACACGAATCCGGCGGTCAGGGCGGCCCCGGTCATCGCCGCCCAGATGTAGCCGGACACCGAGACGAGGCCGAAGTGGGCGATGCCGGTGACGACGGCGAGCGAGGCGCCCATGTTGACGCCGAGGATGCCGGGGTCGGCCA is a window from the Streptomyces capillispiralis genome containing:
- a CDS encoding phytoene desaturase family protein, translating into MLDAVVVGAGPNGLTAAVELARRGFSVALFEARATVGGGARTEELTLPGFRHDPCSAAHPLAINSPAFRALPLERYGLEWLHPDLPMAHPFPDGTAAVLSRSVGETAASFGPRDAGTYRRLVAPFLPRWDTLARDFMSLPLTALPRDPVTLARFGLVGLPPSTWLTRRFRDERARTLFAGLVAHVMAPLGGFATGAVGLVFALAAHARGWPVARGGSQAISDALAAYLKDLGGAVHTDYEVKRLDDLPPARAYVFDTSPTALARIAGFGSHYAGYRYGPGVFKIDYALDGPVPWTAPQARSAGTVQIGADSTEIATALRAASRENRAPDAPFLITVQPGVADPSRAPEGKHVFWAYGHVPNGWTGDLTDAIERQLERYAPGFRDRVLARATAGPPELAARNANYVGGDIATGAVSGLQLLLRPRLSPFPYATPHPAVFICSSATPPGPGVHGMSGHNAAKAVWRRLRQT
- a CDS encoding inositol monophosphatase family protein, producing the protein MIEDNETIDEFLARHALDVEEAVRKAAAQEIMPRWRRLAEHEVDLKSGPHDLVTDADRKAELYLTDALPALLPGSVVVGEEAVHANPASYEALQGDAPVWIVDPVDGTRQFVHGDPGFCTLVALARRGTVYASWTYAPALDRLATAVRGQGARLDGEPLRAGSPEPGRDLRIATSHPDYTTDEQKRALLGLWTDGTAPRACGSAGLEYLAVARGELDATAFSWEAAWDHAAGVLLVEEAGGTHLTRAGLPFGIRGGNTLPFTAARDAATARRVVGLLSDGA
- a CDS encoding gamma-glutamyltransferase family protein, coding for MQFTTRPTLQGTFGMVSSTHWLASQSAMAVLEDGGNAYDAAVAGAFVLHVVEPHLNGPAGEVPILLAPAGGDVRVLCGQGVAPAGASAAHYRSLGLDLVPGTGPLAAAVPGAFDAWMLLLRDHGTKTLADVLKYAIGYAEDGHPPVERVGETVETVRELFETEWTSSAEVYLPGGRAPRPGEPFRNPALAATWKRLLAETAGAGDREARIEAAREVWRTGFIADALVRQAARPTLDTSGEHHTGTLTAADLAGWSATYETPVTYDFHGWTVCKAGPWSQGPVLLQQLALLPPELPAYGSADYLHLLIEGCKLAMADREAWYGDAAEVPLDDLLSAEYNAERRTRVGPRASRDLRPGSPGGRTPRLSAHARDVVTGVPGAGAMGAGEPTVAKSPRSPVPGEPDVSGDGGTRGDTCHLDIVDRWGNMIAATPSGGWLQSNPVVPELGFPLGTRLQMTWLEDGLPNTLTPGRRPRTTLTPSLALRDGVPVMAFGTPGGDQQDQWQLHFFLSVVLRDRVRGGLDLQGAVDAPNWHNDSFPGSFYPRGMRPGSVTVESRTDPDVVAGLRRRGHEVTVGEPWSEGRLCAVARDPGTGVLSAAANPRGMQGYAVGR
- a CDS encoding TOPRIM nucleotidyl transferase/hydrolase domain-containing protein; the protein is MTDMRAFREAATAWAAGGPGDPARELAARLPVRTAVLLEGLSDAAAVSALAAVRGRNLAAEGVCVLPMGGAMNVGRFARLLGPSGLGLRLTGLCDERERPYYRRALERAGAAPQAFFVCAADLEDELVRALGVTRVTELVRAQGDSRPLRTFLRQPAQQGRPARQQLRRFLGTKKGRKIHYGRVLVEALDPARVPAPLDDLLTSL
- a CDS encoding MFS transporter; its protein translation is MTSTSKLAAVLPDLTPWRSSKDFRLLWVQGLVTYLGSVMALIALPLQIKELTGSPLAVGAMGAVELVPLVVFGLYGGALADAVDRRKVIVLTEAGLGLLAAVLLVNAMLPRPLLWPLYVVAAGVAALAGLQRPAVDSLLARIVPHDQLAAAAALNALRWQAGAIGGPALAGLVVAYAGNGPAYATTVVCFAVSVLMCRRLSPVPPVEHAAKPSLRGIAEGARYAWSRPVLLGTYAVDLAAMFFAFPNTVFPFLADELDADWSLGLMYSAGAIGSLLLSLTSGWVSRTQRHGLLVVCGAAGWGLAMAAAGWTSNVWLVLLCLGLAGAGDMLSGLGRSTIWNQTIPDRLRGRLAGIEVLSYSVGPQLGQVRAGAMAGWTGVRPAIWSGGLACVAAVGLLAAALPRLVSYDARTDEDAGRRRAEQEAADATGP
- a CDS encoding ABC transporter ATP-binding protein, yielding MTASHTLATEDLTLGYGDRAVIEGLDLTLAAGRITVIVGANACGKSTLLRSMSRLLVPRAGRVVLDGKEVHRTPAKELARTLGLLPQSPVTPEGITVLDLVGRGRHPHQRAFSRWTAQDDAAVAAALEATHTTDLVERSVDELSGGQRQRVWIAMALAQQTDLLLLDEPTTFLDISHQIEVLDLLTDLNRSRGTTIVMVLHDLNLAARYADRLVALASGRLHAAGTPEEVMTEDTVRTVYGMDSRVIEDPVSGKPLVLPIGRHHAAEDTGARTASSSASGPAGSR
- a CDS encoding FecCD family ABC transporter permease, which produces MSAPVVTAPPTLRAVTRARVRHARRRLLIVLTLVVLVVAAFATTLMAGHTFYPASDVLRVITGEQVPGASFTVGTLRLPRAVLALTAGFSFGMAGVTFQTMLRNPLASPDIIGISAGASAAAAIAIVTFSLSETQVSVLAIAAALAVALLVYTLAFRDGVAGTRLILIGIGISALLDSVTSYVLSRAGDWDLQAAMRWLTGSLNGSTWEETVPTVLAVLVLGPVLLCQGRNLSALSLGDDTASALGVRVERTRVTVIVAAVGLIAFATAAAGPIAFVAFLSGPIAARLTGTGGSLLVPAGLVGALLVLVADFTGQYAFDTRYPVGVVTGVLGAPYLVYLIVRTNRAGGSL
- a CDS encoding FecCD family ABC transporter permease, producing the protein MTVTEIPHAPDTVPLRRPARVRVTWLLVVAAVLLAAMTASLVLGSRDVAWADVWSALGGAQDTLEEAAVANRIPRTLLAVTVGAALGLSGAVMQGVTRNPLADPGILGVNMGASLAVVTGIAHFGLVSVSGYIWAAMTGAALTAGFVYAVGSLGRGGATPLKLALAGAAISAALASLVSAVVLPRNDISDTFRLWQVGGVGGATYAQLGSVVPFLAAGFVICLASARALNSLALGDDLAAGLGERVALVRAGAALGAVVLCGASTAIAGPIAFVGLVVPHACRMLAGVDHRWLLPFSALGGAVLLTAADVVGRVVARPAEIEVGIVTAFVGAPFFIHIVRRQKVRSL